The following coding sequences lie in one Miscanthus floridulus cultivar M001 chromosome 9, ASM1932011v1, whole genome shotgun sequence genomic window:
- the LOC136483781 gene encoding protein NRT1/ PTR FAMILY 4.5-like: MGGSSGLVDWRGRPVNTKKHGGVRASIFIHALVLLSNAANIANILNLVSYLREEMHMDVARASTMASNFFAALHMFSIPAAFLADSYVKRFYTVLIFGPIEILGYILLAVQAHVPSLHPPPCVAGQQATTTCESVHGSNLSLLLLGLYLIPIGDGAARACLPALGGEQFDTSDPVEQRQESSFFNWYTFAISTGGFVGLVFIVWVENSKGWDLGFVVCALFVILGMLIWIAGLPFYRNQLPTGSPITRILQVLVAAFKKRKVALPANPSELKQTGQDDAGALEMLHRTDGFHCLDKAAVDTGKTGAWTLCSITQVEETKIILRMVPIFLSAVLGYIPVPLILNFTVQQGNTMDTRLGAVHISPATLFVIPTVFQMVILIVYDRFIVQFLRRITGYVGGVTHLQRIGIGFLSTVMATSIAALVEAKRKKVAEDSGLVDATTGIPVSVFWLTIQYFLLGVVDVTSFVGLLEFFYSEASMGMKSIGSSIFYCILGVSAWLGSLLIQLANRFSRHNDGTGGWLDGTNLNKGKLDRFYWLLAVLEVVSLLVYTFFAWSYVYRNDQRVVVDGDNNAPSDGAVP, encoded by the exons atgggCGGTTCATCAGGCCTTGTGGACTGGAGAGGACGGCCGGTGAACACCAAGAAGCACGGAGGAGTGAGAGCTTCAATCTTCATTCATG CGCTGGTGCTGCTCAGCAACGCAGCCAACATTGCCAACATACTGAATCTTGTAAGCTACCTGCGCGAGGAGATGCACATGGATGTGGCGAGGGCCTCTACGATGGCGAGCAACTTCTTTGCCGCGCTGCACATGTTCTCCATCCCAGCAGCCTTCCTTGCTGACTCCTACGTCAAGCGCTTCTACACTGTCCTCATCTTTGGCCCAATCGAAATACTG GGCTATATCCTTCTGGCGGTCCAAGCGCATGTCCCATCTCTGCACCCGCCACCGTGCGTCGCCGGACAGCAGGCAACCACCACCTGCGAGTCCGTGCACGGCTCAAACCTGAGCCTGCTCCTGCTGGGCCTCTACCTGATCCCCATCGGCGATGGCGCGGCTCGGGCGTGCCTCCCGGCTCTGGGCGGGGAGCAGTTCGACACGTCCGATCCCGTAGAGCAGAGGCAGGAGTCGAGCTTCTTCAACTGGTACACCTTCGCCATCTCGACGGGTGGCTTCGTGGGGCTCGTCTTCATCGTGTGGGTGGAGAACAGTAAAGGCTGGGACCTCGGCTTTGTCGTCTGTGCCTTGTTTGTGATCCTGGGGATGCTGATATGGATTGCAGGCCTCCCGTTCTACAGGAACCAGCTGCCAACTGGTAGCCCCATCACAAGAATATTGCAA GTTCTTGTAGCAGCATTCAAGAAAAGAAAAGTTGCATTACCAGCCAACCCCAGTGAGCTAAAACAAACAGGGCAAGACGACGCAGGTGCCCTGGAAATGCTGCATAGAACTGATGGATTTCA ctGCCTTGACAAAGCAGCAGTAGACACCGGAAAGACTGGAGCCTGGACTCTCTGCAGCATAACCCAGGTGGAGGAGACCAAGATCATCCTCCGCATGGTGCCCATCTTCCTCAGTGCTGTGCTCGGGTACATTCCGGTGCCGCTCATCCTCAATTTCACGGTTCAGCAGGGCAACACAATGGACACCAGGCTTGGCGCAGTTCACATCTCACCCGCAACGCTGTTCGTCATCCCTACGGTTTTCCAGATGGTTATCCTCATCGTTTACGACCGGTTCATTGTCCAGTTCCTAAGACGAATAACCGGGTACGTGGGCGGTGTCACGCACCTCCAGCGCATCGGCATCGGGTTCCTTTCAACCGTAATGGCCACCAGCATTGCAGCCCTAGTGGAGGCCAAGAGGAAAAAGGTGGCAGAAGACAGTGGCCTTGTGGATGCTACAACTGGAATTCCAGTGTCTGTTTTCTGGCTGACCATACAGTACTTCCTCCTAGGTGTTGTGGATGTCACCTCctttgtagggcttcttgagttTTTCTACAGTGAGGCGTCCATGGGGATGAAGTCCATTGGGAGCTCCATCTTCTACTGCATCCTTGGGGTGTCTGCTTGGCTGGGGAGCCTGTTGATCCAATTGGCAAACCGATTTTCAAGACACAATGATGGTACAGGAGGCTggcttgatggcacaaacttgAACAAGGGGAAACTTGATCGATTCTATTGGTTGCTAGCAGTTCTTGAGGTGGTATCACTATTAGTGTACACCTTTTTCGCTTGGAGCTATGTTTACAGGAATGACCAAAGGGTTGTGGTTGACGGAGATAATAACGCTCCATCAGATGGTGCGGTGCCATAA